The following are encoded together in the Pseudomonas sediminis genome:
- the rfbC gene encoding dTDP-4-dehydrorhamnose 3,5-epimerase, with translation MKATPLAIPDVILFEPKVFGDERGFFFESFNQRQFEEAVGRPVQFVQDNHSRSSKGVLRGLHYQIRHPQGKLVRVVSGEVLDIAVDMRRSSPTYGKWVGALLSAENKQQLWVPEGFAHGFVVLSDSADFLYKATDYYAPQHERCLLWSDAEINVDWMLERLVGASPQLSAKDQLGLPFSEVEAFS, from the coding sequence ATGAAAGCAACACCTCTAGCCATTCCGGATGTGATCCTGTTTGAACCCAAGGTATTTGGCGACGAGCGAGGATTCTTTTTCGAAAGCTTCAATCAGCGCCAATTCGAAGAGGCCGTGGGCCGCCCGGTGCAGTTTGTGCAGGACAACCACTCGCGTTCATCGAAAGGTGTCTTGCGCGGCCTGCACTACCAGATCAGGCATCCCCAGGGGAAGCTTGTTCGCGTGGTGAGCGGAGAGGTGCTTGACATCGCCGTGGACATGCGCCGCTCCTCGCCGACCTACGGCAAGTGGGTTGGAGCCCTGCTCAGTGCCGAGAACAAGCAGCAGCTGTGGGTGCCGGAAGGCTTCGCCCACGGCTTCGTGGTGCTGTCGGACTCGGCGGACTTCCTCTACAAGGCCACCGACTACTACGCGCCGCAACACGAGCGCTGCCTTCTCTGGAGCGATGCAGAAATCAACGTGGACTGGATGCTCGAGCGACTCGTCGGCGCCAGCCCGCAGTTGTCTGCCAAGGACCAGCTCGGTCTGCCTTTCAGCGAAGTAGAGGCCTTCTCCTGA
- a CDS encoding ABC transporter permease — translation MRHFSISPLELLSSAWRHRALIGTMTRRDVAGRYRGSSLGMLWSLFNPILMLVIYTFVFSVVFKARWSTEGESKEVFALMLFAGLVFFNLFAECISRAPNLILGNVNYVKKVVFPLEILPWVTLGAALFHFLISFLVWLAACLLLTGKLQLTTLLLPAVMLPLLLITLGLTWLLASLGVFLRDVAQVVGVIISVLMFMSPIFYPITALPEAYRSILQVNPLTPTVEEARRIMFLGELPDWHQLGILCLLSLIICWLGFAWFQKTRKGFADVL, via the coding sequence ATGCGGCACTTTTCCATCTCACCACTTGAACTTCTGTCCAGCGCCTGGCGGCATAGGGCACTGATTGGAACCATGACTCGAAGGGACGTCGCCGGGCGTTATCGCGGCTCTTCCCTGGGCATGCTCTGGTCGCTGTTCAATCCAATCCTGATGCTGGTGATCTACACCTTCGTCTTCAGTGTGGTCTTCAAGGCACGATGGAGCACCGAGGGAGAGTCAAAGGAGGTTTTCGCCCTCATGCTGTTCGCCGGGCTGGTCTTTTTCAACCTGTTCGCCGAATGTATTAGTCGTGCCCCGAACCTGATCCTGGGCAACGTCAACTACGTCAAGAAAGTGGTCTTCCCGCTGGAAATCCTGCCGTGGGTGACGCTAGGTGCGGCATTGTTCCATTTTCTCATCAGCTTCTTAGTCTGGCTGGCGGCCTGCCTTCTGCTGACCGGCAAGCTGCAGCTTACGACATTGCTGTTGCCGGCGGTGATGCTCCCGCTGCTGCTGATTACGCTGGGCCTGACTTGGCTGCTGGCGTCGCTGGGTGTGTTCCTTCGCGACGTCGCCCAGGTGGTAGGGGTGATCATTTCCGTCCTGATGTTCATGTCGCCGATCTTCTACCCGATCACCGCGCTACCCGAGGCTTACCGCAGCATCCTCCAGGTTAACCCCCTGACACCCACCGTCGAAGAGGCGAGAAGGATCATGTTCCTCGGCGAGCTGCCCGACTGGCACCAGCTCGGCATCCTCTGCCTGCTGTCTCTGATCATCTGCTGGCTAGGCTTCGCCTGGTTCCAGAAAACGCGCAAGGGCTTTGCCGATGTCCTCTGA
- a CDS encoding ABC transporter ATP-binding protein: protein MSSELERPIDSGRSYSDIAIKVSNLSKCYHIYEKPRDRLKQFILAAFRRAIRLKDKQYFREFWALRDVSFEIRKGEAVGIIGRNGSGKSTLLQMICGTLNPSGGSIQTHGRIAALLELGAGFNPEFTGRENVYMNASVLGLRKEEIDIRYNDIVAFADIGDFIEQPVKTYSSGMVVRLAFAVQAQIDPDILIVDEALAVGDAKFQAKCFERLRQLKENGTSILLVTHSTEQIVTHCTHAVLLNNGQVIEQGNPRRISNLYLDLLFGKQKRSEPAATEMSDEPIECEESVDCISADYCSLNLSEDTFGQRPGYNPHEYRWGDGAVRILDYYISADGEAYPTSYKVGQEIVLVISVGFLHEVFRPILGITIKTKEGVTVFGANSETLDFETFKSSGRAGTAVRVGAKFNCRLGSGDYFISIGVASRQGEDILPHDRRYDSIHIQVRPDESFFGLVNLDLKLSASE, encoded by the coding sequence ATGTCCTCTGAACTCGAACGCCCCATCGACTCCGGGCGGAGCTACTCGGACATTGCTATCAAGGTTAGCAACCTCTCTAAGTGTTACCACATTTACGAGAAACCGAGGGACCGACTGAAGCAGTTCATCCTGGCCGCCTTCAGGCGCGCGATTAGGCTGAAGGACAAACAGTACTTCCGCGAATTCTGGGCGTTGCGAGACGTGTCGTTCGAAATCCGAAAGGGCGAAGCGGTCGGCATCATCGGCCGTAACGGTAGCGGCAAATCGACCCTTCTGCAGATGATCTGCGGCACCCTGAATCCCAGCGGCGGCAGTATCCAGACCCATGGCCGCATCGCGGCGCTGCTGGAGCTGGGGGCGGGCTTCAATCCGGAGTTCACAGGGCGCGAGAACGTCTACATGAACGCCTCCGTCCTAGGTCTTCGGAAAGAAGAGATCGATATCCGCTACAACGACATCGTGGCGTTCGCCGATATCGGCGACTTCATCGAGCAGCCGGTCAAAACCTACTCCAGCGGCATGGTCGTGCGCCTCGCCTTCGCAGTGCAGGCGCAGATTGACCCAGACATCCTGATCGTCGACGAGGCCTTGGCTGTCGGTGACGCTAAGTTCCAGGCCAAGTGCTTCGAGCGACTGCGGCAACTAAAGGAGAATGGCACCAGCATCCTGCTGGTCACCCACTCCACCGAGCAGATCGTGACCCACTGTACCCATGCAGTACTACTGAACAATGGTCAAGTGATCGAGCAAGGCAACCCGCGCCGCATCTCAAATCTCTACCTGGATCTGCTGTTCGGCAAGCAGAAGCGCAGCGAACCCGCTGCCACCGAAATGTCGGATGAGCCCATTGAGTGCGAAGAGAGCGTCGACTGCATAAGCGCTGACTACTGCTCGCTGAACCTAAGCGAGGACACCTTCGGCCAGAGGCCTGGCTACAATCCCCACGAGTACCGCTGGGGCGATGGCGCCGTGCGCATTCTCGACTACTACATTTCCGCCGACGGTGAGGCCTATCCGACTAGTTACAAGGTGGGCCAAGAGATCGTGCTGGTCATCTCTGTCGGCTTCCTCCACGAAGTCTTCCGTCCCATCTTGGGGATCACCATCAAGACCAAGGAGGGCGTCACGGTCTTCGGCGCCAACTCTGAGACACTGGACTTCGAAACCTTCAAATCATCCGGTCGCGCCGGTACCGCCGTGCGGGTTGGCGCGAAATTCAATTGTCGCCTTGGGTCCGGGGACTATTTCATCTCCATCGGCGTCGCCTCGCGCCAAGGAGAAGATATACTCCCCCATGATCGTCGATACGACTCCATTCATATCCAGGTACGCCCCGATGAAAGCTTCTTCGGGCTGGTTAACCTTGATCTCAAGCTATCCGCAAGCGAATGA
- a CDS encoding glycosyltransferase codes for MKDKTALQNQGYLFDATSGIWSRPAYSSIAYNDGDEIETRLGRIISEASDLSVLSLELREHCSDWPSLYHLSSTRANILRPLHAQLRGARVLEIGAGCGAITRYLGEAGAEVLALEGSLRRATIARSRTRNLENVVVVADRFAEFDTTERFDVITLIGVLEYANLFTPGEAPASSMLQRVRSLLKPGGQLVIAIENQLGLKYLAGAPEDHVGLPMYGVEDRYRREQAQTFGHAVLERTLKDSGYSGVSTLLPLPDYKFPTSILSERALATPGFDASAFAWQSVRRDPQFPPHIHFRQELAWPVLFRNDLALPLSNSFLLIAQNGSTGAPEQNILAYHFNTERRPAFCKETLFRVRPDGSIGVQCRPLSHAAQAEGNAVIHCLPTQETDYAQGSLLSWQFIRTVTQDGWALADIAEFFESYRTALVEILAGRGLSVESIPNEGDFFLPGEFLDIIPQNIVVSAFSRYQVIDQEWRVGGEIRFSQLVFRSLLAMSGMVSYFGRPATEPLPTWRSLLQALFHAMRLDWTPQAETLLVAFEVELQETATGTSSNEHFLAWLASQPHNQSTLPDLQRRNQLLADTIAERDRLVDQYHVQSMVKDAEIARLKVTVSTQADHITQVDVWAREQAQIIEQAKEQEQSLARALEDSRHQLEVLNNEVVQLRSSNSWKITAPMRFFTHQIKRIRHIMQLAPSFLRRKGRWGAIRRGLTILQQEGLEGIKWRLRMLERRSHLVPTGNGDELAEIKLDYDEWVRRYDTLDDQARSRIRSRIEAFSWSPKFSLIMPVYDPPLEFLDEAIRSVRDQLYPNWELCIADDASKNEAVRDLLKKHASEDERIRLVLRQENGHISRASNSALDIAQGDFIAMFDHDDLIPEHALYMFAEELNKNPLFDFLYSDQDKVDTSGHRYDPYFKPDFNPDLLRSQNFVDHLAVFRTSLARNLGGWRSAFDGSQDYDFVLRFTERLPVENIAHIPHVLYHWRAVPGSLAIDAGAKNYAATRSRQALAEHLQRMEINAEVTSEYPHLSIHRVVYPLPVEPLVSIVIPTKDGVDILRQCMDGIFNNTDYSNFEVIIVNNQSEKLETQAYFEELLRDKRVRIIDYDHPFNYSRINNIAVNESNGSILALLNNDLEVINPGWLREMVSHAVRPEIGAVGARLFYPDGTVQHAGVLLGYKGRAGHMYRYAPKHWLGYWARAVLIQNLTAVTAACLVLRKDLYQSVGGFDEENFTITFNDVDLCLRIHEKGYRNLYTPYAELYHHESKTRGLMAFQSEEDYFSERWKSYIQHDTAYNPNLSLETEDFSLAFPPRAVRPWESGTSRISANPLVSIITRTYGARQEFLRESIQSVLRQTYRPLELVIVEDGTAHARPVVDELELPPGVTVTYESLPKRGRCFAGNRGLELAQGELFGFLDDDDLLLPDHVELLVRHLQAHPDAAGAYSSSWEIPTEVVSLSPLKYIEGKKSLFGRARFSIDALWNYNYIAIQSLLLKKNLFLKHGGFSEELDCLEDWDLWLRYTSEHDFVFLDRATSEFRMPNSEDVLASRREQHLQYLPILRNRQKELLESHAGTCSYSRLKSAFDSIQA; via the coding sequence ATGAAAGATAAGACTGCGCTACAGAATCAGGGCTACCTGTTCGATGCCACGAGCGGAATTTGGTCTCGACCCGCATACTCCAGCATCGCCTACAACGATGGTGATGAGATCGAAACCCGCCTGGGACGGATCATCAGCGAGGCTTCTGACCTTTCAGTACTATCGCTGGAGCTGCGCGAACACTGTTCCGACTGGCCCAGCCTCTACCACCTATCAAGTACCCGCGCGAACATCCTCCGCCCCCTGCACGCGCAACTGCGCGGCGCTCGAGTACTGGAAATCGGCGCGGGCTGCGGAGCCATTACCCGCTATCTGGGAGAGGCCGGTGCGGAGGTGCTCGCGCTGGAGGGCTCGCTACGACGCGCGACTATCGCACGCTCCCGCACCCGGAACCTCGAGAATGTCGTGGTGGTTGCCGACCGCTTCGCCGAGTTCGACACCACCGAACGCTTCGACGTCATCACGCTGATCGGCGTCCTGGAATACGCCAACCTCTTCACCCCCGGCGAGGCGCCCGCATCCAGCATGTTGCAGCGGGTGAGAAGCCTGCTCAAACCGGGCGGCCAGCTGGTGATCGCCATCGAGAACCAACTGGGCCTGAAGTACCTGGCAGGCGCTCCCGAGGATCATGTCGGACTACCGATGTACGGGGTCGAGGACCGCTACCGTCGGGAGCAGGCGCAGACTTTCGGTCATGCAGTGCTCGAGCGGACCTTGAAGGACAGCGGCTATTCCGGTGTCAGCACCCTGCTGCCGTTGCCGGACTACAAGTTCCCCACTTCAATCCTTTCCGAGCGTGCCTTGGCCACGCCCGGCTTTGATGCCTCGGCCTTCGCCTGGCAGAGTGTGCGCCGGGACCCGCAATTTCCCCCGCACATCCATTTCCGCCAAGAGCTAGCCTGGCCGGTGCTTTTTAGGAACGACCTGGCCCTGCCATTGTCAAATTCTTTCCTGTTGATCGCGCAGAACGGCTCCACCGGCGCGCCTGAGCAGAATATCTTGGCCTACCACTTCAACACCGAACGCAGGCCGGCGTTCTGCAAGGAAACCCTGTTCAGGGTGCGCCCGGACGGCTCTATTGGTGTGCAGTGCCGGCCGCTAAGCCACGCCGCTCAGGCCGAAGGTAATGCGGTGATCCACTGCCTGCCGACGCAGGAAACGGACTATGCCCAGGGCTCGCTCCTGTCCTGGCAGTTTATCCGCACCGTCACCCAAGATGGCTGGGCGCTCGCCGATATCGCCGAGTTCTTCGAGAGTTATCGCACGGCGCTAGTCGAGATCCTGGCTGGGCGCGGCCTGAGCGTCGAGTCGATCCCCAACGAGGGCGACTTTTTCCTGCCTGGTGAATTTCTCGATATCATTCCGCAGAACATTGTCGTCTCCGCATTCAGTCGCTATCAGGTGATTGATCAGGAGTGGCGCGTGGGCGGCGAGATTCGCTTCAGCCAGCTTGTGTTCCGCTCGCTGCTTGCTATGTCCGGTATGGTCAGTTACTTCGGCCGACCGGCCACCGAGCCGCTGCCGACCTGGCGCAGCCTCCTGCAGGCGCTCTTCCATGCCATGCGACTGGACTGGACGCCACAGGCCGAGACGCTGCTTGTCGCGTTTGAAGTCGAGCTCCAGGAGACCGCCACCGGAACCTCGTCCAACGAACACTTCTTGGCGTGGCTGGCCAGCCAGCCGCACAACCAGTCGACGCTGCCGGACCTGCAGCGGCGAAACCAGCTTCTGGCCGACACCATTGCGGAGCGCGATCGGCTGGTCGATCAGTATCACGTCCAGTCCATGGTAAAGGACGCGGAGATCGCTCGGCTGAAAGTGACCGTCTCCACGCAAGCAGATCACATCACCCAGGTCGACGTCTGGGCCCGCGAACAGGCCCAGATCATCGAGCAAGCCAAGGAGCAGGAGCAAAGCCTTGCCCGGGCGCTTGAAGACAGCCGGCACCAACTTGAGGTTCTGAACAACGAAGTCGTTCAGTTGCGGTCATCCAACAGCTGGAAAATCACTGCACCAATGAGATTCTTCACTCACCAAATCAAGCGTATCCGCCACATAATGCAACTGGCGCCGTCCTTCCTGCGGAGGAAGGGTCGCTGGGGCGCCATCCGCAGGGGGCTGACCATCCTGCAGCAGGAAGGTCTCGAAGGGATCAAGTGGCGCCTGCGGATGCTCGAAAGACGTTCTCATCTGGTGCCGACTGGCAATGGCGACGAACTTGCCGAGATCAAACTCGACTACGACGAGTGGGTCCGACGCTATGACACCCTGGACGACCAGGCACGTAGCAGGATTCGCTCGCGAATCGAGGCGTTCTCCTGGTCCCCCAAATTCTCCCTGATCATGCCGGTTTACGATCCGCCGCTGGAGTTCCTCGACGAGGCCATCCGCTCCGTGCGCGACCAGTTGTACCCGAACTGGGAGCTGTGTATCGCCGACGACGCTTCGAAGAATGAAGCGGTACGGGATCTGCTGAAGAAGCATGCGTCAGAGGACGAGCGTATTCGACTGGTGCTGCGCCAGGAGAACGGGCACATTTCCAGGGCGTCCAACAGCGCGCTGGATATCGCGCAGGGCGACTTCATCGCCATGTTCGACCATGACGATCTGATCCCCGAGCACGCGCTATATATGTTCGCCGAGGAACTCAACAAAAACCCGTTGTTCGACTTCCTCTACAGCGATCAGGACAAGGTCGACACCAGCGGACATCGCTACGACCCGTACTTCAAGCCTGACTTCAATCCCGACCTGCTCAGGTCGCAGAACTTTGTCGATCACCTGGCGGTATTCAGGACCAGCCTGGCCCGTAACCTCGGCGGCTGGCGCAGCGCGTTCGACGGTAGTCAGGACTACGACTTCGTCCTGCGTTTCACCGAACGACTGCCAGTGGAGAATATCGCCCACATCCCGCATGTTCTCTATCACTGGCGCGCCGTTCCGGGCTCCCTCGCCATCGACGCGGGTGCCAAGAACTATGCCGCTACTCGTTCGCGCCAGGCGCTCGCCGAGCACCTGCAACGCATGGAGATCAATGCCGAGGTCACCTCGGAGTACCCGCACTTGTCCATCCACCGGGTGGTCTACCCGCTGCCGGTCGAACCCCTGGTCAGCATCGTCATCCCGACCAAAGACGGTGTGGATATCCTGCGCCAGTGTATGGACGGGATCTTCAACAATACCGACTACTCCAACTTCGAAGTCATCATCGTCAACAATCAGAGTGAGAAGCTGGAGACGCAGGCGTACTTCGAGGAGCTGTTGCGCGACAAGCGTGTGCGGATCATCGACTACGACCACCCGTTCAACTACTCGCGCATCAACAACATCGCCGTAAATGAATCGAACGGCAGCATTCTCGCGTTGCTGAATAACGACCTCGAAGTGATCAATCCCGGCTGGTTGCGTGAGATGGTCAGCCACGCCGTCCGCCCGGAGATCGGCGCGGTCGGCGCTCGCCTTTTCTATCCCGACGGCACCGTCCAGCACGCCGGTGTACTGTTGGGCTACAAGGGACGCGCGGGCCACATGTACCGCTATGCACCGAAGCACTGGCTTGGCTACTGGGCGCGGGCGGTTCTCATCCAGAACTTGACTGCGGTGACCGCAGCCTGTCTTGTGCTCAGGAAGGACTTGTACCAATCCGTTGGCGGTTTCGATGAAGAAAACTTCACCATCACCTTCAACGACGTGGATCTGTGTCTGCGTATCCACGAGAAAGGCTACCGCAATCTCTATACGCCCTATGCCGAGCTCTATCACCACGAGTCAAAGACCCGCGGTCTGATGGCATTCCAGAGCGAGGAGGACTATTTCTCTGAGCGCTGGAAGTCCTATATCCAGCACGACACGGCCTACAATCCGAACCTGTCCCTGGAAACCGAGGACTTTTCGCTCGCCTTCCCACCCAGAGCCGTGCGTCCTTGGGAGTCCGGAACCTCGCGCATTTCCGCCAATCCGTTGGTCAGTATCATCACCCGAACCTACGGCGCGCGTCAGGAGTTCCTGAGGGAGTCGATCCAGTCTGTACTGCGGCAGACTTACCGCCCACTGGAACTGGTAATAGTTGAGGACGGTACGGCCCATGCGCGCCCGGTCGTAGACGAACTGGAGCTGCCGCCCGGTGTGACGGTGACCTACGAATCCCTGCCCAAGCGCGGCCGCTGCTTTGCGGGCAATCGTGGCCTGGAGCTTGCGCAGGGCGAGCTGTTCGGTTTCCTGGACGACGACGACCTACTGCTCCCTGATCACGTTGAATTGTTGGTCCGACATCTCCAGGCTCATCCCGATGCGGCCGGCGCCTATTCGAGCTCTTGGGAAATTCCAACCGAGGTGGTCAGTCTGTCACCGCTTAAGTACATTGAGGGCAAGAAATCGCTCTTTGGACGTGCACGCTTTTCGATTGATGCCCTGTGGAACTATAACTACATCGCGATTCAGTCCCTATTGCTCAAGAAGAACCTGTTCCTCAAGCACGGCGGATTCAGTGAAGAACTGGACTGCCTTGAAGATTGGGATCTTTGGTTGAGATACACATCTGAACATGACTTTGTATTCTTGGATAGGGCCACTTCCGAGTTCAGAATGCCTAATAGCGAGGATGTTCTAGCTAGTCGCCGAGAACAGCATCTCCAGTATCTCCCGATTCTCAGAAATCGGCAGAAGGAGTTGTTGGAAAGCCATGCAGGCACTTGTAGTTACTCCCGCTTGAAGTCGGCTTTCGACTCGATACAGGCCTGA
- a CDS encoding UDP-glucose 4-epimerase family protein, with amino-acid sequence MMILLTGSTGFVGQALLARLAAQPALDLVVVSRRPNSSLPAGVAHAQVADIAADTAWQPVLQGVQVIIHAAARVHVMSDKVADPLAEFRKVNVDGTLNLARQAVGAGVKRFIFISSIKVNGESTAPGKPYSAESQPAPVDPYGISKLEAELALRELAAETGMEVVIIRPPLVYGPGVKANFLSMMRWLSKGIPLPLGAIQNRRSLVALDNLVDLIATCVEHPAAANQTFMVSDGEDLSTRQLLRRMGGALGRPARLVPIPAWLLEAGASLLGKRALAQRLCGSLQVDISKTRELLNWSPPLGVDEALRRAAEHFLEHQAE; translated from the coding sequence ATGATGATTTTGTTAACAGGCTCCACCGGGTTTGTTGGCCAAGCACTGCTGGCTCGGCTAGCCGCCCAGCCGGCTCTTGACTTGGTTGTGGTGTCGCGCCGCCCGAATTCCAGTTTGCCGGCTGGTGTCGCTCATGCCCAAGTTGCAGATATCGCGGCGGATACTGCATGGCAACCGGTGCTGCAGGGCGTGCAGGTGATCATTCATGCTGCCGCCCGCGTTCACGTGATGAGCGACAAGGTTGCTGACCCGCTGGCGGAGTTCCGCAAGGTCAATGTCGATGGCACCCTGAACCTCGCTCGCCAGGCTGTAGGTGCCGGAGTAAAACGCTTCATCTTCATCAGTTCGATCAAGGTCAATGGCGAGAGCACCGCGCCTGGCAAGCCTTACAGTGCCGAGTCGCAACCCGCACCGGTGGATCCTTACGGCATCTCCAAGCTTGAGGCGGAACTGGCGCTGCGGGAGTTGGCGGCGGAAACGGGTATGGAGGTGGTGATCATCCGTCCGCCGCTGGTCTATGGACCCGGCGTCAAGGCCAACTTCCTCAGCATGATGCGCTGGCTGAGCAAGGGTATTCCGCTGCCCTTGGGAGCCATCCAAAATCGGCGCAGCCTGGTGGCTCTGGATAACCTGGTGGACCTGATTGCAACCTGTGTCGAGCACCCGGCGGCGGCTAATCAGACCTTTATGGTCAGCGATGGCGAGGATCTTTCTACCCGTCAACTGCTCCGTCGCATGGGGGGGGCACTTGGCAGGCCGGCGCGCTTAGTGCCGATTCCTGCGTGGCTGCTGGAGGCTGGGGCCAGTTTATTGGGCAAGAGGGCGCTGGCACAGCGCTTATGCGGTTCGCTACAAGTTGATATCAGTAAAACGCGAGAGCTGCTCAACTGGTCACCACCGCTTGGCGTCGATGAGGCGCTGCGCAGGGCGGCCGAGCATTTCCTGGAACATCAAGCCGAATGA
- a CDS encoding MraY family glycosyltransferase — translation MILWWLLPVLAGVSLLLTGALRRYALARSLMDVPNARSSHSVPTPRGGGVAIVLSFLAALPLLAVVGVLPWPVLWALMGAGAWVAVVGFLDDHGHIAARWRLLAHFIGAAWALGWLGGLPSLAVFGFDLELGWLGYVLAAFYLVWLLNLYNFMDGIDGIASVEAISVGLGGALIYALLGEPTAIGAPLLLAVAVAGFLFWNFPPARIFMGDAGSGFLGIALGVLSLQAAWIAPQLLWSWLILLGVFTVDATWTLFRRLLRGDKVYEAHRSHAYQYASRRFGNHLPVTLAVLGINLLWLLPIALWVGLGGLDGLLGLLVAYLPLVVLAVKFKAGERE, via the coding sequence ATGATCCTCTGGTGGTTGCTGCCGGTCCTGGCAGGTGTTTCTCTTCTTTTAACGGGTGCATTGCGACGTTATGCCTTGGCGCGCAGCCTGATGGACGTCCCCAATGCCCGCAGTTCCCACTCGGTACCCACCCCCCGCGGTGGTGGTGTGGCGATTGTCCTCAGCTTTCTTGCTGCGCTGCCTCTGCTGGCAGTGGTGGGTGTTTTGCCATGGCCTGTGCTGTGGGCATTGATGGGGGCTGGGGCGTGGGTCGCTGTGGTGGGCTTTCTCGATGACCATGGTCATATCGCTGCGCGCTGGCGGTTGTTGGCGCACTTCATCGGGGCGGCCTGGGCGCTAGGCTGGCTGGGCGGTTTACCGTCCCTGGCGGTTTTCGGCTTTGACTTGGAGTTGGGCTGGCTGGGGTATGTGTTGGCGGCGTTCTACCTGGTCTGGCTGCTTAACCTGTACAACTTCATGGATGGCATCGACGGTATCGCCAGTGTCGAGGCAATCAGTGTGGGCCTGGGTGGCGCGTTGATTTATGCATTGCTGGGTGAGCCGACTGCCATCGGGGCACCACTCCTGCTGGCTGTAGCCGTGGCAGGCTTTCTGTTCTGGAATTTCCCACCGGCGCGCATCTTCATGGGCGATGCGGGTAGTGGTTTTCTCGGGATTGCATTGGGCGTGCTCTCGCTCCAAGCGGCCTGGATAGCCCCCCAGTTGCTTTGGAGTTGGCTGATTTTACTAGGGGTGTTCACCGTTGATGCCACCTGGACATTGTTTCGGCGTTTGCTGCGGGGCGATAAGGTTTATGAGGCGCACCGTAGCCATGCGTACCAGTACGCCTCGCGCCGGTTCGGCAATCACTTGCCGGTGACCTTGGCGGTGCTGGGGATAAATCTGCTGTGGTTGTTGCCGATCGCGTTGTGGGTTGGGCTTGGTGGGTTGGATGGTTTGCTCGGCTTGTTGGTTGCCTATCTGCCGCTGGTGGTGCTGGCGGTGAAGTTCAAGGCGGGGGAGCGAGAGTAG